A stretch of DNA from Peromyscus maniculatus bairdii isolate BWxNUB_F1_BW_parent chromosome 7, HU_Pman_BW_mat_3.1, whole genome shotgun sequence:
TGTACACATTTGAATATGTTTTATGTCTGCTCCTAATCTACAAAATATTGATAGAAGTTATAAATCTATGGGGATTAAATACGGTTCCAGGGTTCTGATTGATccttctttgacaatttcatgtatttataaaatgttcTTGTGATTTTCACCCTCACCACCCACTCTTATTCCACTTCCATTTGCCCTGAAACCTTCTTGTTTCCAACAGGTCGCTGTCCTGTTTTCATGCTATTTCCCCCCTAGACTTGAATTTTGTTTGGGACTCACTAAGTATGTTTACCTACAGTTGTTCTTATGAGCATGAGAAGCAGTTGTTTACTAGAACATGGAaaacttaccagtggctacacaaCTGGAAGAAATGGCTCCTCTAGCAGCCAGTAACTGCCAATAATTCTTCAGGAAGTGGTGGGTTCTCATGGACTGGTCTGGCCCCATTTGTGCCTTCTCTCCCACCCTAAGGGAAGGGTTTCATAGTCCCTTCAGACCCAGGAACGCACAGGATCCTAGGGTAGAGGGGAATCTGGGGAGCAGCCTACCCTCCATATCTCTCCCAGGGAAATGGGGTGGGAGACCTTCACTTGACTCTCTGCTGATCTCGTGCTTTGGTACTGCAGTGCGTGCATGAAAAGGTACAGAGAGCAGGTGCTTCCTTttgttctcctcctctcctttccctctgaACCAGAGTCCACCagtatttgctgtgggatgttaatgtatgtcctgtgggagcccttcttggtttccttgtggcgttacccagcaggtttgcatagaggatgattaggaccatgggcctgagtgcaggtgtctgagatggtctgcacttggctgtactgggggatggtctatatgtcaagttgctctgattggtcgataaataaaacctgattggtcgtggctaggcaggaagtataggcgggactaacagagaggagaaataaaagaacaggaaggcagaaggagatgctgccagccactgccaggacaagcagcatgtgaagatgctggtaagccacgagccgcgtggcaaggtatagatttgtagaaatgcgttactttaagatataggaacagttaacaggaggcctgccacggccatacagtttgtaagcaatataagtctctgtgtttgcttggttgggtctgagcggctgtgggactggcgggtgacagagatttgtcctgactgtgggcaaggcaggaaaactctagctacaagtattCTCTTCACCGGCCAGGCTCACACTCTTTATTGTGGATACCTTGGGTTTACCAGATGTTCCATCATGTGGAGGTAATCATAGTTACTGTAAGTTCATGAATGCAATGGTTATATCATATCCCAGTGACAACACTTCACATCTCACCTCCTGTCCTTTGGTCttattgttttcttgattctCTTCCATGattattttctgagacatgggGGTAATACAGATGCCCCATTTAGAGATGAATACTCAACACTTAACCTATTCTCAGTGCTTTGACCAGCtttatgggtctctgtattaacttTGTTACACTCTACTAAGCAAAACTTCTCTGCTGAAGGCTAAGACAATCTAATTTATGGGTAGaagcatgcatttaaaaatatcatttaacaTCATATTCATCAGCAAAACAAAATTAGTAGGTTCCTTGCCAAAGCTTATGGCCATCCTTTCTATGGGCTTCTAAACAGGGTTACAAACACAGTACCATCcagaattccctcctgtggagtgaACCTCAAATGTATAATGATTGGGTACTCCTAGAACAGTCATGCTGCTATTGAGCTAATGAGAACATCATGCCTGGCAGGAAGATATTACAGTTTCTAGGGTTCACATTTGGGTGAGTGTTGGTAACTTTTCTCTCCCAGCATTCAGTATGACATTTTCTGCATTCACAAAACTAGCCAAAAGGGTAGATGCTTCCAGCTCAGTTCtagtttgatttctctgtgtcctgtcatTAAAGTTCATGGTGTGAAgaagatgtctttctgtatgctgtgaatgtgttgctcttattgattgataaataaaatgctgattgtccagtagccaggcaggaagtatagcataggcagaataagcagagaggagaattctgggtagtggaaggctgagtcaggagaagcaagatgtaaagatacccataagccacaagccacgtggcaaggtatagacttatcgaaatgggttaatttaagatgtaagatctagctagaaagaagcccgagccattaggccatacagttttaattaatataagcttccgtgtgtttacttgggtctgagcagctgtgggccccAGTGGAAttggagaaaattccagctgCAATGGTGCTTTCAGCAATAAGACTTAGTCTTAGTTGGCCAGCAAGACCAACAGCAGTaccctttattttatatttaaccaGGAGTTATAAGGAGGTATTGTGCAATTGGCAAACAATATATAATTTTCTGGGAGTTGTGTTATCTATTCCTGCATGATGTCTTACCTAAATTTTATTGGTGTGGTATAACATCATGAGCAAAGGCCACCTGAGAAAGAAAGGGTTATTTCAGTTTGCATCTCTATAGCACAGTTCATTATCAAAGGGAGTCAGGGCAAGCGTTCAAGGCAGAAACCTAGCCACAGGAATtgaagcaaaggccatggaggaatattggttactggcttgttccacatggcttgctcatcctatTTTGGTATAGAAAATTTCCCTAGGGAAAACAGACCAGCGAgtgtaaataaaattacattaaaacttTAGAAATTCTCTCTAAAAAATTCCATCTGCTCCTAGccagtttttctgtttctataattGGTTATGAATGATTGGTATAAAATGTTTGTCTCAATATTAGGAGTTACTAGTCTCTTCCAATTAATTAATGTTACTTTCAAAAATTGCCTtttttgggctggagaaatggctcataggttaagagcaccgactgttcttctagaggtcgtgagttcaattcccagcaacaacatggtggctcacaactatctgtaatgagatctggtgccctcttctgtatacataataaataaataaatcttttaaaaaatgccattttgctgggcagtggtggtgcacacctttaatcccagcacttgggaggcagagccaggcagatctctgtgagttcaaggccaccctgggctaccaagtgagttccaggaaaggtgcaaagctacacagagaaaccctgtcttgaaaaaaacaaaaaaaatgccttttaccCCTTACCATCCTCATTGCAAGGGTGATGGGGCTTTTATAACCAGCTGGTAAGAAAGTTGATGTTCACAGGGCAGATCTTGGCAGAGGATTGCCTTATGCTAACCTTGAGCACACATGAAAATCATGTTTACTGATAGACAACTGAGACTCCTCTTAAAGCCTGTGGATTCAGTGTGTCTTCAGTGGGATTTCCAAGTTTCCATTTCTAAATGGTTCATAGCTGCTGCCCCTAATGCTGCTATTTCTGTGAGGATCTCCTTTATGGATGCCCTCTCCTGATACCCTGAGAAATATCACAGACAATGGGAACAGACAGTATTTGAGTATTGACATTACTCCTACATTTTCCAGTGGATTGCATCCTGCAGttggtttgaaaatatttttctcagagtATTTTAACTCCTTCTGCTCAACTCACAGGATACTCACTTCAGTTTAAGCTGGTTTTATTATAAACTCCACCAAAACCAACCCTAAGATCGGGAATGTAAAAGAAGGACTGTGaggatattttgtgtatgatctaacaaacaaagcttgcctgaatatcagagggtaaagccagccactagatagccatagaggccaggaagtggtggcatacatctttaatcccagcacttgggatctcatgcctttgctcccagtacttgggaggcacacacgcctttaatcctagcactagggaggttgagaaaggaagtgatatggctgggcagagaaagtagCTCAgtccttttcagctgaggagttggcgaggtgagaggtggctgtggcttgttcctctgtctctctgatctttcagcatttaccccaatatttggctctggtttttattaagacccaTTAGGATTCATGCTGCAAAGAACCTTAACAAATGTTTATGAAAATGGAGCAGGTTTGACATCCTTCAGATGTTGTTCACAACCAtgagcaataaaacaaaaaaacttggtTTTATTAGTCCAGAATCACGGTTCCAAAAGGTAGAAATAGTTACTATGGGTGATACCAATTCTATCTCTAAATATATACTAAGTTGAAAGAAGTCCACACAATAAATCTGAGTATAggtttatatgtgtatttattaggGCATTATTCATAAGTCAATAAAACGCatgtttttatacttttaataaaatattttttcatatattttattttcttcatcattttgcctcccaactccttccagatctccTAAACTCTTTACCCACTCAACTTTAtgttttttctcaaaacaaaacaaaaacaaacaaaacaaaaaccaataaaatagtaaatgtgaaaatgaaacaaaaatctcacAAGAAAGCATGGGGTTCATTTTGTATAAACTTAACTCTGCTATATGTTAACTACTGAATGGATAGACAAAATGTGCTATATCCCTTATTCAGAACATTATTTAGCCATAAAAAGAATGAAGCAGAGGTTCATTCTAAAGTTTGGATAAATTTTGCAAACATATACACTAAGTGAAAGAAGACAATCAGAAAAGACAATATAGTATGcgattttactttattaattgcCCCAAAGAGAGAAATCCACAGAAATACATTAGGATTTCCATGTAAGATGGAGACATAAAAACCATGAGTAGATGAACTTAGTTAAATAAAGGAGAAGGTCTTGTGTTGCTTTTCCAAGCTGCTACCCAGATTCCTCCAAAGACTGACCATCATCACTGTCCGTGCCAATGGACTTCTCCCATGAGTGAACTTCAGGTGCCTCATGGGTCCCTTACTGCCACCACTGATATTGCTTCCAGGGCACAACTTGCTCCAGGCACTACACTGACCACAGTTAATGATCACCAGGAGTAAACTGCTCAAAGAATCAACATGAGGAgattaataaacagaaaatctTGATGTTTGAAACACAAACATGGACTTCAGACTGGATCTGCTCAAGTGACAGAGTATGTAGCAGAGGTGTAGCCTGGTGATGTGCACCTGAGACAGCAGTGCAGTGAAAACAGCTGTTGCTGGATGCAAGCTGCACATAGGAAAGATCCTGGGGAATTCAGAACATTCTCTGGCAGTACACCATTACTAGCTCTGCAGCACTATCACACATCATCAGTTGCTGAGCCACAGAAAGCCCTGCTAATGTAATGTTCACTCCCTGTTCACTGGGGACAAGGTGTAACTTGCTTGGAAGCAGGGAGATACTGGCAAGAGAATTCTGGCCCAAATTAGTCTACTCTCACAGAAATCATTCTCCTCATAAGGGCTCAAGTGATCTAACAGAGCAGTCCTCCCTCCTCTTGTGAATGCTGATACCAATGACAGTCCATGGGTGGAGCATACATACTATTCTAGCATGAAGTATAGTATACTGACATAATGTTGTCTATCTCATGTTATTACTAAATTTTGTCACTTTGAAATtacacttagattttttttctgtatttgtcaATAAAGTTCCTGATAATTTTGTACTCTAATTAGGAAGCAGCTGTTTTAACTTTTGTCTCAGAAGCAATGACTTTTGTGGATATCCTTCTACAGCAAAATATTGTTTTCTATGTTTCTGCACCTACAATAATCACTTTACTACCTCTCATAACCTCAAACCATGTACTTTCTCCCTCATTCATGATACATGCTCTGCTCTCCGTTTCCTTATTCCTCATTTCACAACCTCATACCACCATTCATTTCATAGATAGATCATCCCTAATAACATTTGCCTTCAATCGAGGTCTAAAGCCTCTGTACCTGAGTCTTACCGGAGACACAAGTGATGTGTGCAAGTGTCTCCTACTTCAAGCCCACTCCATGACTGTAGGAAACACATAACAGGATATGCAGCCATTTCCCCTTCTTCATTAAATAGCAGCAAAACCCAATTCCTAGTGAAGAAGAATGGATTTCCTGTAAGAAGAATCccataaaacataacaaaataaacaaagtggAAAATTCAAACGGAACACACATCCATCCCATTATATGAACAcaacacaacagcaacaaaccaAAACCATTGTTGGGTAGCAGTAAAGCAcattcaaaaaacaacaacaaataaaaactaaaaatcctTTCTAGTCAAGAGAGTAGAGTATCTGTCTTGATTGGCATATTAGTTAAGGTTCTCTAGAGTCAAAGAACTTATGTAATgaatctttctctctccatttctccctttctccctctctttctttctgtctctacacacacacacacacacacacacacacacacacacacacaaacacacacacacacatatatgtatgcatatatacaggaatttattggaatgacttacaggctgcagtccaacaatggctagttatcaatagaaagtccaagaatctagtagctgctcagtcccatgaggctGCGTGTCCCAGCTTGtattctgtatatgctggaatcctgaagaagcaggctccaatgccagtgaagaaatggatgtgctaacaGGGGACGGGCAAGCAAGTGAAGAACAAAACTTTCCATATTCgattgtccttatataggcttccagcaaatTAAAGATGTGCCTTCCAgactcaaggtctggattaaaagTCTTTGTCTTCCTGACACAAGGTATGGTTGAAGACGTGTTGTTTCTTGACTCTAAATCTGATCACAAGTGTAGCCTTAGTGTCTGGATTATGGTTCATCCCAGATATAGTCAAATAAACCACCAAGAATAGCCATAACAGTTGCAGACCTTAGATTTGGGCCAGGTGAGTCACCTGGACAGGAGACCAACACTAGGAAAGAGATCTACTTTAAGCTATGCTAAAGAATAGGTAGAATAATTAGTCCTTTAATGAGACCGTAGGCTAATCCTTCTCAGATACTCACTCCTAGTGTAGTAGCGTATTGGGTCATAGTCACACAGATTCCCAAATCTGTCaacttttctaaattattttaaaaatattatattctttctgtctcttttcaaAGCACACATTATTTAAAGCTTTGGTTTTCTCAATATTTTGAGCTTTTTCATTATGCTTTCTCTGGAGTACCctccctgccatgtggctgccaGTCTGTTATGTGTCTGAACTTCATGCTGGCTTAAACAGTATGGCTTCTCCATTCTTCTCCCCCAGGCAGCTGCTGATTCTTACAGTTTgccatctttttttcccttttaaatccTAATAAAATTACCTCCAAATTTTTCTTTGAGTCTATTCTTAAATTAGTTTATGAGAATAAGAACCCTAAGTGTGAGTCTCAACCTCCCCTGCACCATCATGATACACTTACAACACTGCCAATAGGAGAAAATAAAGATATTCAGCAGCCATGTCAGAAAGAATTGAAGAGTCTTACTTTACAAAAGGATCAGTGACCCTTTAGAGGACGCAACCAAGAAGATGTGTGAAGTAAGGAAATCTGTTTAagatataaacagagaagaaactgaaaagcATGGAGGAAGAGCTCAGCAAAGAAACCAAGACACTGAAAGATCCTAACAGAGACtctgaaaatgaaataatcaGTCAAGTAGAAATCACAGCAAAAAGCACTGTCAGCAGATAGGTAAGATGCTGAAAGCATCTTTTGGTAAGAAATACCAGTTCCTAATTTCACCCAACCTTTTCCCAGATGCACTGGCAAAAAATATATCCTCCTGCTCAAAAAGAACAgctcatttttctaaacaaagagggatatgagaaagaaaagaaaataaagaaacaaatgctgTGTGAATTAGTGTTACATTCAGGATGAAATAAGAGCCAAATTCAAAAGGGTACTACTATACCATTTTTTGTTTTactaaaacaagtattttaagaATGTAGTagatttaaatgttaaaaagcaCTAGACTCAAAATCATGACTAATAGTTTACTCTGGACTTAATATTTAATAAGCCTTTTTAGGCCAAGGACTAATTATTTCATTAAACCCCAGAATCTTGCTcatccaatacacacacacacacacacacacacacacacacacacacacgcatgcatgtgtgtgtgtgtgtgtgcacatgtgtgttgaaaaaatatatatatatatatgtggaaaAATATATATCATCACACTATGATGGTATATTCTTACAATATGCATATAACTAATGTAACAAAAGAATGTTTTAAGAGTTGTATTTAATCAATTGAGAGAGTAATGAATATGCAATCAGTCATTTTAAAGAGATAACATTGAACAACATTTTCCAACAACAATCAGTCGTTTTAAGACATATCATGAACATCATTTTCCAAAACCATGctagcaaagaaaaatataaattaccaCACTATAATGAAGAAATCAGATCATGAAGCAGGCACTATACCTCGAAAAATCATGCATTTGTGACTGTTTGTGACAAAGACAGTACGTTTCTCATCAAACCTTATTCCTATTCAGAGTTTTTCTCAGGGCAACTTTAACATCTTTGTTTCTCAAGCTGTAGATTAAAGGGTTCATCATGGGGACGACAATATTATAGAAAACAGAAGATACTTTTCCCTCGTTCAAAGATCCAATTGAGGAGGGTTTTAGGTACATAAATGCACATGATCCAAAGAACATGGAAACGGCAATTATGTGGGAACTGCAGGTGCTGAAGGCTTTGGACTTTCCAGCAGTGGACCTTATTTGGAGGATGCTAGAAAGGATGAAGGCATAAGATATAAAGATGACAATACTGGGTAAAGTGATATCTTTACCCCCTACAATGAAAATCTCAATCTCATTGACATAGGTGCTAGTGCAGGAGAGCTTCATCAAAGGCAGGAGATCACAGAAGTAATGATTGATGGTGTTCCCATCACAGAAGGTCAGTCTCAGGATGCATCCAGTGTGGATCATGGCATCAAAAAACCCCATCAAATATGAACCAAACATGAGGAAGGCACAGACCTTAGGGGACATGGCAACATTATACATGAGTGGATTGCAGATAGCCACATAGCGATCATAGGCCATTGCTGTCAAGACATAACATTCAGAgatgacaaaaaaacaaaagaagtagaGCTGGGTCATACATCCTGCAAAACCAATAACATTCTTCTTTACTAAGAAGTTCATTAGCATTTTGGGTGTAACAACAGAAGAATAGCAGAGGTCTATGAAAGACAAGTTAAAGAGGAAAAAGTACATAGGGGTATGAAGGTGAGAGTTCAGAACAATTAGAATGATCAAAGTCAAATTTCCCAAGGCAGTGATCATATACATTACTAGAAAAACTAAGAACAGGGGTATTTGGAGGTCAGGGTTGTCCGTTAAACCCAAGAGAATGAATTCTGTTACCGAAGAACCATTTGTCAGAACCATTCTTCTCTAAGAGAATCTGTGGAGAtagaaaagaaagagtgaaagtAAAGTGCCACAGAGAATTTACAAGTGTTTGTTCTATCACACATGGGACACATACACTGGGAATGCCTGGAAATCACCCACATGTTTGCTACAGTCTACATGAGGCAAAGTGAAGAGATGCTAATCAAAGTATAAAATGATTAAGTATAAAATATGATTAATTTCTGGATACCTAGTGTTCAGCATGTTAGTAATACTTAGCAATGCTTTGTCATATACTTGAGTCTGAACTGATTATATCTTACAATTGTCTTCTCACTTTATCTAAATTATGTTTTCATATCTAACACATAAAAAAGCAAGTCTATGTGGAGGGAGGCCTTAGCTTCACTTTTGGCATCTCACaatgaataatttgttcaaaacaagTTGTAAATCTTATATGATTTGTTTCATATTTCAGGGTTATGTCTCAAGAAAGACTTCACATGAAAGTTTGACATTAACATGAATTTCAAAAGATGCATGCAAATAACATAAAGACTTAGCTAATTGtgaatatgtatatgcatgtgtatatatacatatgtgcacccacaccatatatatatatatatatatatatgtatatatatatatatatatatttaatttttaaaaaggccatgaacttgaaagagagcatAGTGGGTTATATGGGATATTTTGAAGAGATGAAAACTTTGTATCACAATCTCAAAAAGatgcaaaatattaaatattaatttaccaTGCTTTGGAGAGAAAACAGTGCTGTTTCTTTATTACCTGCCCTTGTTATCTCAAAGGACTGTATCAAGATACAAGACTCAGTGTTTCTTGGATTCCATGAATCTGAGGACAAAAATTAATTTCTCATATTTCTTGAAAATCTTTCTGAAATGCTTCTCATAAAGTTTAATGTAAATCCTTCATCCTCTGAAGCCCTAGATAAAAAGTAAGCCACTTTTCTTGTGTTCACTCTGGCCATTGGATGATACACAGgaagattttacttattttatgtactttACTATACTTGCCTGAGAACCCAAAGTAAAATCTTCCTCAATCTCATCCCAGAGCACAGATGCCAGAGGTAAAAATGAAATGAGCTGGTTTCTTTTGCATGCTAGGCCATGATATATCTTCATGTCCTAAGGGAGTAAGGTATGACCTTCTCTTAGGGATTGGTACATCCTCTGTACTTATGCCATTATGAACTCCCATCTCCCACCACCTTCATCTCATAAGGGAAATCTTTTGTTTtggttactttttgttttgtttgtgaatcTTTAAGAGTAATATTCCACAGAGTCCCAATAAAACTTTCTTATACATTTTTCAAAGTTTTCAAAAATGTGGAAAAATATGTAGTGTATCATCCCGGTTGAGATTGTCCCATACCTCTTTTTAGAAATTGTGTTTTTTACTCCATTTATTTTCAATGTACTGAATCAAACCCACAAAGTCAACTCTGCCCCTGAGTAAGTACTCTGCCATTGATCAGCACTCAAGCCCTCCAGAATCACTTTTACCATGTTTCACCCTTTCTTAGTTAGTgttcctactgctgtgatgaacaactatgactgtggtgatattgtgttccccaatatattgtgcaccttaataaacttatctagggtcagagaacagaacagccactagatatagaggccagaaaatggtggcacacacacctttaatcctagcattctggaggcagagatctatctggatctctgagttcaaagccacactggaaacagccaggcatggtgacacatgccattaatcccaggaagtgatggcagcaagcagaaaggtatatagagcAAGAAACCAGGAAGtagagccttgttaagcttttaggcttttgagcagcagttcagctgagatccattcagatgaggacacagaggcttccagtttatggaaacaaggtcagctgaggaattggcgaggttaGGTTAGCTATGGCTGGttgtgtttctctgatctttcagcgttcaccccaatacctggctccagatttgtttttaataataagaccttctaatattgtttttattaataagaccttctaacaatttgtgctacccGTGACCAAGGTATTTTTTAAGGGAAGGCATTTATTGGTGGCTTGTTACAGTTTCAGAACCCCAGTTAGTCCATGAACAACATAGCAGGGGCCCTTGGGTGGTGGTCATGGGGCAGTATCAATGTTTAGGGATCGCATCTAATCCACAAGTTGCAGGCAAGACAGGGCCTGGATTGggtttttgaaaactcaaagcccacactTAGTAACATACCTTCTCCACTAAG
This window harbors:
- the LOC121831048 gene encoding olfactory receptor 8B8-like is translated as MVLTNGSSVTEFILLGLTDNPDLQIPLFLVFLVMYMITALGNLTLIILIVLNSHLHTPMYFFLFNLSFIDLCYSSVVTPKMLMNFLVKKNVIGFAGCMTQLYFFCFFVISECYVLTAMAYDRYVAICNPLMYNVAMSPKVCAFLMFGSYLMGFFDAMIHTGCILRLTFCDGNTINHYFCDLLPLMKLSCTSTYVNEIEIFIVGGKDITLPSIVIFISYAFILSSILQIRSTAGKSKAFSTCSSHIIAVSMFFGSCAFMYLKPSSIGSLNEGKVSSVFYNIVVPMMNPLIYSLRNKDVKVALRKTLNRNKV